In Haliaeetus albicilla chromosome 20, bHalAlb1.1, whole genome shotgun sequence, a genomic segment contains:
- the SLN gene encoding sarcolipin, which translates to MERSTQELFLNFMIVLITVLLMWLLVKSYQE; encoded by the coding sequence ATGGAGCGATCCACACAAGAACTTTTCCTCAACTTCATGATTGTCCTGATTACTGTATTGCTcatgtggctccttgtgaagTCTTATCAGGAGTAA